The following coding sequences are from one Scomber scombrus chromosome 20, fScoSco1.1, whole genome shotgun sequence window:
- the lztfl1 gene encoding leucine zipper transcription factor-like protein 1 — protein sequence MAEFGFNEHHQNEVINYMRFARSKRVLRLKTIDSCFEELKDSRLVEETFTVDEVREMLDGLQAVVRGEVETELINTAHTNVLLLRQLFSQAEKFYLRLQTDISELENRELLEQVAEFEKTDFKTADKKNQETSKLKLAPLNEGGVSELLNKEITRLQGENDKLKARLRTLESQAMGALDEKSKAERALKDLQKVQGEQQHAAHTQEINSLEGTVASLKEDYERSLSISAASHKDLQDNLISSKHELLRVQDQLSLAEKELEKKFQQTAAYRNMKEILTKKNEQIKDIRKRLQRYEPSE from the exons ATG GCTGAGTTTGGGTTCAATGAACATCATCAGAACGAAGTCATCAACTACATGCGGTTTGCACGTTCAAAGAGGGTGCTGAGACTCAAGACTATTGACTCATGCTTTGAAGAACTGAAAGACAGCAG GCTGGTGGAGGAAACCTTCACAGTTGACGAGGTGCGGGAGATGCTGGATGGGCTGCAGGCGGTGGTGCGCGGTGAGGTGGAGACGGAGCTCATCAACACAGCCCACACAAATGTGCTCCTGCTCAGGCAGCTGTTCTCCCAGGCTGAAAAGTTTTACCTCAGACTGCAGACTGACATCTCAGAGCTTGAGAACAG GGAGCTGTTAGAGCAAGTGGCTGAATTTGAGAAGACTGACTTTAAAACCGCAGACAAG AAAAACCAGGAAACAAGCAAACTCAAGTTAGCACCGCTGAATGAAGGTGGGGTGTCTGAACTTCTTAACAAG GAGATAACAAGACTACAGGGGGAAAATGATAAACTGAAAGCCAGGCTGCGGACTTTAGAATCCCAG GCCATGGGTGCATTAGATGAGAAAAGCAAGGCAGAGAGAGCTCTAAAGGATCTCCAGAAGGTGCAAGGTGAACAGCAG CATGCTGCTCACACCCAGGAGATCAACAGTCTAGAGGGAACCGTGGCATCTCTGAAGGAGGACTATGAAAGGTCTCTCAGCATCAGTGCTGCCTCCCACAAGGACCTGCAGGACAACCTGATCTCCTCCAAACACGAGCTTCTGCGAGTGCAGGATCAGCTGTCCTTGGCAGAGAAG GAGttggagaagaagttccagCAAACTGCGGCCTACCGCAACATGAAGGAGATCCTAACCAAGAAGAATGAGCAAATCAAAGACATTAGAAAACGATTGCAGAG aTACGAGCCCTCCGAATGA
- the ccr9b gene encoding C-C chemokine receptor type 9 codes for MDYQFSTPSVTTGTEYTEYSSPDYSDYDLELNGNADICDRSWVRVFRGQYEPPLFGIIFILGAFGNLLVVWIYTTVRNRMKTMTDVYLLNLAVADLLFLCTLPFWATDAVKGWSFGVGVCKFVSAMYKINFFSSMLLLTCISVDRYIAIVDVIKAHNLKRKRLFYSKLVCLGVWFVSAFLALPEFIFAQVKTDQNGQSFCALVYSHNVNNRTKILVLALQICMGFFLPIFIMFFCYSTIIHTLLRARNFEKHKALRVIFAVVCVFVLSQLPHNSLLIVEASQAANTTITLCGTLTRFDIAGQVAKSLAYTHACLNPILYVFIGVRFRKDLVRIVKKWVCCQGSTEPSKTQKPPKRPSVMSDTETTPALSI; via the exons ATGGACTATCAATTTTCAACACCTTCTGTGACCACAGGAACTGAATATACTGAATAT TCCTCCCCTGATTACTCAGACTATGATCTTGAGCTCAATGGCAACGCAGACATATGCGACAGAAGCTGGGTCAGGGTGTTTCGAGGGCAGTACGAACCACCGCTCTTCGGGATCATCTTCATCCTGGGTGCCTTTGGTAACCTGTTGGTGGTTTGGATCTACACCACTGTGCGCAACCGCATGAAAACAATGACCGACGTCTACCTGCTGAACCTGGCTGTGGCTGATCTCCTCTTCCTGTGCACGTTGCCCTTCTGGGCTACCGATGCCGTCAAAGGATGGAGCTTTGGTGTTGGTGTGTGCAAATTTGTGTCCGCTATGTACAAGATCAATTTCTTCAGCAGCATGCTCCTGCTCACCTGCATTAGTGTGGACCGCTACATTGCTATTGTCGATGTCATCAAGGCTCATAACttgaagagaaagaggctgttCTACAGTAAACTTGTCTGTCTGggtgtttggtttgtctctGCTTTCCTTGCCCTCCCTGAATTTATCTTCGCCCAGGTGAAGACAGACCAAAACGGGCAGTCTTTCTGTGCTCTGGTGTACTCGCACAACGTTAACAACCGCACAAAGATCCTGGTGCTGGCCCTGCAGATCTGCATGGGCTTCTTCCTTCCtatatttataatgttcttCTGCTATTCTACCATTATTCACACACTTCTGAGAGCCAGGAACTTTGAGAAGCATAAGGCGCTACGTGTCATCTttgctgtggtgtgtgtgtttgttctctccCAGCTGCCTCACAACAGTCTGCTGATAGTGGAGGCCTCGCAGGCAGCTAATACTACCATCACTTTGTGTGGCACCCTGACACGTTTTGATATAGCCGGACAGGTAGCCAAGAGTCTGGCATACACTCACGCCTGCCTGAACCCAATCCTGTACGTCTTCATCGGAGTCCGCTTTAGAAAAGACCTTGTGAGGATTGTGAAAAAGTGGGTATGCTGTCAAGGCAGTACAGAGCCAAGTAAAACACAGAAACCTCCCAAACGTCCATCTGTCATGTCAGATACTGAGACCACCCCTGCTCTTTCCATATAA